In Candidatus Kerfeldbacteria bacterium, a single genomic region encodes these proteins:
- a CDS encoding glycosyltransferase family 4 protein, translating into MKQSRHITFIIDAWYPLIGGGQEYVRQMANRLVRLYGCSVEIITRRISGEPIAYDLDPSVRLVSLGPSSSFSNVFVRAWFLCASTAYLLFHSAADVYVPQSITPGIVGKIVGWCKRRPVIMVVHGSQLTNQKAKEGIQYFIERFILTKIRYTSIISVSQSFINVPNVNKHITVIPNGVDVTVFDSVIAEKTDYPSILFVGRLDAVKGVDILLHAYQALITSGDRDSRLRIVGYGYEAARLKQLAQELGMSQRVDFLGKITGRALIALYQSSWMFALPSLSEGHPLTLLEAWAARLPVVATDVGDVGQYLIDGENGRLVPSGDAPGLSSALANLLHDSQRAKLGEQGYQLVKRQLSWERTAASTWALLQTYVQ; encoded by the coding sequence ATGAAACAAAGCCGACATATAACATTTATCATCGATGCTTGGTATCCGCTGATCGGTGGGGGGCAGGAGTATGTTCGTCAAATGGCCAATCGGCTGGTACGGTTATATGGGTGCAGCGTTGAGATCATTACTCGGCGTATCAGCGGTGAGCCAATAGCATATGATCTTGATCCGTCAGTGCGGCTGGTTTCCCTGGGGCCATCGAGTTCGTTTAGCAATGTTTTTGTACGCGCGTGGTTTTTATGTGCGAGCACTGCATATTTATTATTTCATTCAGCCGCGGATGTGTATGTACCTCAATCCATAACGCCAGGAATTGTTGGAAAAATTGTCGGCTGGTGCAAGCGACGGCCGGTCATTATGGTGGTCCACGGCTCGCAATTGACAAACCAAAAAGCCAAAGAGGGGATTCAGTATTTCATTGAGCGATTTATCTTAACTAAGATACGCTATACTTCTATTATTAGTGTGAGTCAATCATTCATCAATGTGCCGAATGTTAATAAACATATTACCGTTATTCCAAACGGTGTGGACGTTACGGTATTTGATAGCGTGATAGCAGAAAAAACCGATTATCCAAGTATCCTTTTTGTTGGTCGTCTCGACGCAGTGAAGGGTGTTGACATATTATTACACGCGTACCAGGCGCTAATTACTTCTGGAGATAGGGACAGTCGGTTGCGCATTGTCGGCTATGGCTACGAAGCAGCGCGGCTCAAGCAATTGGCGCAGGAACTGGGTATGAGTCAGCGAGTGGATTTCCTCGGCAAAATTACTGGAAGGGCCTTAATTGCCCTGTATCAGTCATCCTGGATGTTCGCGCTACCATCTTTGTCAGAGGGCCATCCTTTAACACTCCTAGAGGCCTGGGCGGCTCGATTACCGGTAGTAGCGACAGATGTAGGTGACGTTGGCCAGTATCTCATTGATGGGGAAAACGGCCGATTAGTACCATCTGGTGACGCGCCAGGTCTTTCTAGCGCGTTGGCAAATCTGCTTCATGATTCACAGCGCGCAAAACTTGGAGAACAGGGGTATCAGTTAGTCAAGCGTCAATTATCCTGGGAACGTACAGCAGCATCGACCTGGGCGCTTTTACAAACATATGTGCAATGA
- a CDS encoding glycosyltransferase family 4 protein: MNIVLISEYFPHTEEREMRGGVEARCFYIAKELARKNQVTVIASHEPGAVRYGQIGDVTVLRVGPARNYTHHQGLWSRFLFALSICCVRLPQRPDLIDTQAIVAYIPGYFLARRYQARAVITLHDLWLGQWVKLFGWLGLIGEIVERIYLRLGWNGVIANSQYTFDKIKNRIKCRIQVVYNGIDHEHAPVTANQPIAHSLCVVSRLVPYKRVADVLHAQALLHSRGKEVHSHIIGSGPSADSLEKLAVDLGVASLVTFHGFLPKHGDVLRQLQSCNILCHPSSVEGFGIVTLEAALVGRPYVATDIPAIREVTRDGVGGILYPVGDIEVLAKALEQLLYNETFYQQKQKELPTLLARYQWHEQAAAVDSYYQTLV, translated from the coding sequence ATGAACATCGTACTCATTAGTGAATATTTCCCGCACACAGAGGAGCGCGAAATGCGGGGGGGCGTGGAAGCGCGTTGTTTTTATATTGCCAAGGAATTAGCGCGTAAAAATCAGGTTACGGTTATTGCGAGCCATGAGCCAGGTGCTGTGCGGTATGGCCAAATTGGAGATGTTACTGTATTACGTGTTGGTCCAGCGCGAAATTATACACACCACCAAGGCTTGTGGAGCCGATTTCTCTTTGCACTGTCGATATGCTGCGTACGTTTACCCCAGCGACCCGATCTCATTGATACTCAGGCGATTGTTGCATATATACCAGGGTATTTTTTGGCGCGGCGGTATCAAGCACGCGCAGTAATAACTCTGCATGATTTGTGGTTAGGGCAATGGGTCAAACTTTTTGGCTGGCTTGGTTTGATCGGCGAGATCGTTGAGCGGATTTATTTACGCCTTGGCTGGAACGGGGTCATTGCTAATTCACAATATACCTTTGATAAAATAAAGAATCGTATTAAATGTCGTATTCAGGTAGTGTATAACGGTATTGATCATGAGCACGCTCCGGTTACCGCCAACCAGCCAATAGCGCATAGCCTTTGTGTTGTAAGTCGGCTGGTTCCCTATAAGCGGGTGGCCGACGTATTGCATGCTCAGGCGTTATTACACAGTCGCGGGAAAGAAGTCCACAGCCATATAATCGGTTCAGGTCCATCCGCGGATTCTCTGGAGAAATTAGCCGTTGACCTCGGCGTTGCTTCTTTGGTCACATTCCACGGTTTTCTGCCCAAGCATGGAGATGTACTGCGTCAGCTGCAGTCGTGTAACATATTGTGCCATCCGTCATCGGTGGAGGGATTTGGCATCGTGACGCTTGAGGCAGCACTTGTCGGTCGACCATATGTGGCTACAGATATTCCAGCTATTCGCGAGGTGACTCGAGATGGGGTTGGTGGAATTTTGTATCCAGTTGGTGACATTGAAGTGTTGGCAAAAGCATTAGAGCAACTGTTGTATAATGAAACATTCTATCAGCAGAAACAAAAAGAATTACCAACACTATTAGCACGATATCAGTGGCATGAGCAGGCGGCTGCCGTGGATTCATATTATCAAACTCTTGTATGA
- a CDS encoding DUF2304 family protein: protein MIIKILITLFVLFAASRAYLRFRSGSITYLALFIWLFLWGAVAFFVWWPHASGIIARSVGVGRGADALVYMSVVALFYGVFRLYVKLEFMEREITQLVRKKALAAAKKQDEHRTH, encoded by the coding sequence ATGATTATTAAGATACTTATTACACTATTTGTTTTATTTGCTGCCTCACGGGCGTACTTGCGTTTTCGCAGCGGTTCAATCACGTATCTCGCCTTATTTATTTGGCTGTTTCTTTGGGGCGCCGTTGCCTTTTTTGTATGGTGGCCGCATGCGAGCGGAATTATAGCTCGGTCAGTTGGTGTCGGACGTGGAGCTGACGCGCTCGTATACATGTCAGTTGTTGCATTATTTTATGGAGTGTTTCGCTTGTACGTCAAACTTGAGTTTATGGAGCGGGAAATTACCCAGCTGGTTAGAAAAAAAGCATTAGCAGCCGCGAAGAAGCAGGATGAACATCGTACTCATTAG
- a CDS encoding glycosyltransferase family 2 protein translates to MNTFVIIPALNEGQRIATVVEQVRQRYPQVVVIDDGSDDGTGMTAAQAGAIVLTHEINRGQGASLKTGIVYALEHDAEAIVTFDADGQHNADDIDRLLQPIQDGRADIVLGSRFLENTAENMPLLRKVMLRAAVIFTRFASGLNVTDTHNGLRALTRDAAHRIKIHQDRMAHASEILDEINRNQLRFVEVPVTIHYSAYSTEKGQSTMAFGKVLFKYIIGRLMR, encoded by the coding sequence ATGAACACATTTGTAATTATTCCAGCATTAAATGAGGGACAAAGAATTGCTACCGTAGTTGAGCAGGTACGACAGCGATATCCCCAGGTAGTTGTCATTGATGACGGCTCAGATGATGGTACAGGAATGACCGCAGCCCAGGCTGGTGCAATTGTTCTGACACACGAAATTAATCGAGGCCAGGGAGCATCATTGAAAACCGGTATTGTATATGCACTTGAGCATGACGCTGAAGCAATTGTGACATTTGATGCTGATGGCCAACACAATGCCGACGATATCGATCGGCTGCTGCAGCCGATCCAGGATGGTCGAGCTGATATTGTGCTTGGTTCGAGATTTTTAGAAAATACTGCAGAAAATATGCCGTTATTGCGGAAAGTAATGCTACGCGCAGCTGTCATTTTTACGCGTTTCGCCTCAGGGCTTAATGTAACCGATACCCATAATGGGTTGCGGGCGCTTACTCGAGACGCTGCACATCGCATAAAAATTCATCAAGACCGTATGGCCCACGCCTCGGAAATTTTGGATGAGATTAATCGAAATCAGCTTCGATTTGTGGAGGTGCCTGTTACCATTCATTACAGCGCGTATTCGACAGAAAAAGGACAAAGCACGATGGCGTTCGGTAAAGTACTTTTCAAATATATTATTGGCCGACTCATGCGATGA